In Ruania zhangjianzhongii, the following proteins share a genomic window:
- a CDS encoding SRPBCC family protein, with translation MSNALTVTAPDGLPFVDFTREFDYPVEQVFSTYADADRVSQWLGPRGYEMRVDHYDFHTGGSYAYTHVDPSGDEYQFRGSLHTVRENEIAIQTFEFLGFPDVVSIETLRFEDLGEGRTQLSGHAVYPSLEARDGMVSSGMETGMTDGFDRLEELLAT, from the coding sequence ATGAGCAACGCACTGACCGTCACCGCCCCCGACGGCCTCCCGTTCGTCGACTTCACCCGGGAGTTCGACTACCCGGTCGAGCAGGTGTTCAGCACCTACGCCGACGCCGACCGGGTCTCCCAGTGGCTTGGCCCGCGGGGCTACGAGATGCGGGTCGACCACTACGACTTCCACACCGGTGGCTCCTACGCCTACACCCACGTCGACCCGAGCGGCGACGAGTACCAGTTCCGCGGCAGCCTGCACACGGTCCGGGAGAACGAGATCGCCATCCAGACGTTCGAGTTCCTCGGCTTCCCGGACGTGGTCAGCATCGAGACCCTCCGCTTCGAGGACCTCGGGGAGGGGCGCACCCAGCTGAGCGGTCATGCGGTCTACCCCTCGCTGGAGGCGCGCGACGGCATGGTCTCCTCCGGGATGGAGACCGGGATGACCGACGGCTTCGACCGGCTCGAGGAGCTGCTCGCGACCTAG
- a CDS encoding ArsR/SmtB family transcription factor — MADSGDTDESLDRTFMALADPVRRQLIARLSRGSATVNELAEPFPISTQAVSKHIQVLEQAGLVTRTRDAQRRPVHLNPARLEAMTSWIDQYRLVKESQFRNLDAVLARDTDTTPGRTSGPDTPRSRS, encoded by the coding sequence ATGGCCGACAGTGGCGACACCGACGAGAGCCTGGACCGCACGTTCATGGCGCTCGCCGATCCGGTACGGCGGCAGCTCATCGCCCGCCTGAGCCGGGGATCGGCCACAGTGAACGAGCTCGCCGAGCCGTTCCCCATCTCCACCCAGGCGGTCTCGAAACACATCCAGGTACTCGAACAAGCCGGCCTGGTCACCCGCACTCGTGATGCGCAGCGCCGGCCCGTGCACCTCAACCCCGCGCGACTGGAGGCGATGACCTCCTGGATCGATCAGTACCGGCTGGTCAAGGAGAGCCAGTTCCGCAACCTCGATGCGGTCCTCGCACGAGACACCGACACCACCCCGGGGCGCACCAGCGGCCCGGACACACCAAGGAGCAGATCATGA
- a CDS encoding Gfo/Idh/MocA family protein: protein MPSHDASFGPAPADAPPLRWGILGPGGIARRFAGDIPVHTAAQIVAVGSRSAARAAAFAAEFDIPTAYGSYAELVADPGVEAVYIATPHSEHLEHALLALAAGKPVLVEKSLTRNAAEARALFDAAAERNLFAMEAMWTRFLPHMIALRAIIAAGEIGQVRMLTAEHGQGLDHVADTHRLKNPALAGGAMLDLTVYPVSFAHDVLGVPDEVRALGTLTDTGVDASEAITLRYGDTALAILGASLTAATPNAAAVTGSAGRVEIAGTFYAPTTLTIRPREGEERQLCPAVGSGFEYQAAEVARRVHAGDRESPLHTWAGTVEVMATMDEARRQLGVRLPGE, encoded by the coding sequence ATGCCGAGCCATGATGCTTCCTTCGGTCCTGCCCCTGCCGACGCTCCGCCACTGCGCTGGGGCATCCTCGGACCAGGTGGGATCGCGCGCCGGTTCGCCGGCGACATCCCCGTCCACACCGCCGCGCAGATCGTCGCCGTCGGTTCCCGCAGCGCAGCGCGAGCGGCCGCGTTCGCGGCCGAATTCGACATCCCGACGGCGTACGGCAGCTACGCCGAGCTCGTCGCCGATCCGGGCGTGGAGGCGGTCTATATCGCCACCCCGCACTCTGAGCATCTGGAGCATGCGTTGCTGGCGCTCGCGGCCGGCAAGCCGGTGCTGGTGGAGAAGTCGCTGACCCGGAACGCTGCCGAGGCGCGGGCGTTGTTCGATGCCGCCGCCGAGCGGAACCTGTTCGCGATGGAGGCGATGTGGACCCGGTTCCTGCCGCACATGATCGCCCTGCGCGCGATCATCGCCGCCGGGGAGATCGGACAGGTGCGCATGCTCACGGCCGAGCACGGGCAGGGACTGGACCACGTGGCCGATACCCACCGGCTGAAGAACCCGGCGCTGGCCGGTGGCGCGATGCTGGACCTGACCGTCTACCCGGTCTCCTTCGCCCACGACGTGCTCGGCGTCCCGGACGAGGTGAGGGCACTGGGCACGCTCACCGACACCGGCGTGGACGCCAGCGAGGCGATCACCCTGCGCTACGGCGACACCGCCCTGGCGATCCTCGGCGCGAGCCTGACTGCGGCCACACCGAATGCCGCAGCGGTGACCGGGAGCGCTGGACGGGTCGAGATCGCCGGGACCTTCTACGCCCCCACCACCCTGACCATCCGCCCCCGGGAGGGCGAAGAGCGGCAGCTGTGCCCCGCCGTCGGCAGTGGCTTCGAGTACCAGGCGGCCGAGGTGGCCCGCCGGGTGCACGCCGGTGACCGGGAGTCGCCGCTGCACACCTGGGCCGGGACGGTCGAGGTGATGGCCACGATGGACGAGGCGCGGCGTCAGCTCGGGGTGCGGCTGCCGGGGGAGTGA
- the tmk gene encoding dTMP kinase has translation MSGLFISFEGGDGAGKTTQLTRLAEWVAQATGQEVVRTREPGGTELGRSLRQVLLHGSEIDARTEALLFAADRAHHVAALIRPALARGAVVLTDRYLDSSVAYQGGGRELSAEQVEELSLFATDHLLPAVTVLLDLDPVHLPERLTGDPDRLERAGGEFHRRTRAAFLDRAARDPERWLVLDAAQPVDVLHAQIRARVAPLLGGDQ, from the coding sequence GTGAGCGGACTTTTCATCTCCTTCGAGGGCGGCGACGGCGCAGGGAAGACCACGCAGTTGACCCGCCTGGCCGAGTGGGTCGCCCAAGCGACCGGTCAGGAGGTGGTGCGCACCCGCGAGCCCGGCGGTACCGAGCTGGGCCGCTCGCTGCGGCAGGTGCTGTTGCACGGCTCGGAGATCGACGCGCGCACCGAGGCGCTGCTGTTCGCCGCCGACCGGGCACACCACGTGGCGGCGCTGATCCGGCCGGCGCTGGCGCGCGGTGCCGTGGTGCTCACCGACCGGTACCTGGACTCGTCGGTGGCCTACCAGGGCGGCGGTCGGGAGCTGTCTGCGGAGCAGGTGGAAGAGCTGTCCCTGTTCGCCACCGACCACCTGCTGCCGGCGGTGACCGTGCTGCTGGACCTGGACCCGGTCCACCTGCCCGAGCGGCTCACCGGTGACCCGGACCGGCTGGAACGCGCCGGCGGCGAGTTCCACCGGCGCACTCGCGCAGCGTTCTTGGACCGGGCCGCACGGGACCCGGAGCGTTGGCTCGTGCTGGACGCCGCGCAGCCGGTGGACGTGCTGCACGCGCAGATCCGCGCACGGGTGGCGCCGCTGCTGGGGGGTGACCAGTGA
- a CDS encoding DNA polymerase III subunit delta', with protein sequence MSVWGDLVGQDQAVSTLSNAVANPTAMTHAWLITGPPGSGRSVAARAFAAALQDPADTAGEGHQVRTALAGTHADVTVLTTDKPSFAIDEVRDWVLLAQRSPSQGRYRVLIVEDADRMLERTSNVLLKAIEEPPARTVWILCAPSPVDVLPTIRSRCRLVNLRVPPVQAVADLLHTRDGVDPELALASARAAQSHIGVARRLALHPEERAYRGKVLHLATGIRGVGDAVLAAQELVDDATEQAKAATTERDATERAELLRALGVEHGARVPPALRAQVRGLEEDQKRRSKRALTDLLDRSMVDLLSFYRDVLVIQLQTGTELVNTTEADAVAAQARSTSAEQSLRRMQAVGLARTRIATNAAPLLAMEALAVALRPQG encoded by the coding sequence GTGAGCGTCTGGGGCGACCTGGTGGGGCAGGACCAGGCGGTCAGCACCCTGAGCAATGCGGTAGCCAATCCGACCGCGATGACCCATGCCTGGCTGATCACCGGCCCGCCCGGGTCGGGGCGGTCGGTGGCCGCCCGTGCCTTCGCCGCTGCCCTGCAGGACCCGGCGGACACGGCAGGGGAGGGCCACCAGGTCCGCACCGCGCTGGCTGGTACGCATGCGGATGTCACCGTGCTGACCACGGACAAGCCCAGCTTCGCCATCGACGAGGTGCGCGACTGGGTGCTGCTCGCGCAGCGGTCGCCGTCCCAGGGGCGCTACCGGGTGCTGATCGTGGAGGATGCCGACCGGATGCTCGAGCGCACCTCGAACGTGCTGTTGAAGGCGATCGAGGAGCCGCCGGCGCGCACGGTGTGGATCCTCTGCGCACCGAGCCCGGTGGACGTGCTGCCCACGATCCGCTCCCGCTGCCGGCTGGTGAATCTGCGCGTGCCTCCGGTGCAGGCGGTCGCCGATCTGCTGCACACCCGCGATGGCGTGGACCCTGAGCTGGCGCTCGCCAGTGCCCGCGCCGCGCAGAGCCACATCGGAGTCGCCCGCCGGCTCGCACTTCACCCCGAGGAGCGTGCCTACCGTGGCAAGGTCCTGCACCTGGCCACCGGGATCCGCGGGGTCGGGGATGCGGTGCTGGCCGCCCAGGAACTGGTCGATGACGCCACGGAGCAGGCCAAGGCAGCCACCACCGAACGGGACGCGACAGAACGGGCTGAGCTGCTGCGGGCGCTCGGTGTGGAGCACGGTGCCCGGGTGCCGCCAGCGCTGCGCGCTCAGGTGCGTGGCCTGGAAGAGGATCAGAAGCGCCGGTCCAAACGCGCGCTCACGGATCTGCTCGATCGGTCGATGGTGGATCTGCTCTCCTTCTACCGGGACGTGCTGGTGATCCAGCTGCAAACGGGGACGGAGCTGGTGAACACCACCGAGGCGGATGCTGTGGCCGCACAGGCGCGCAGCACTTCTGCCGAGCAGTCGCTGCGCCGGATGCAGGCGGTGGGGCTGGCCCGTACCAGGATCGCCACGAACGCGGCCCCGCTGCTGGCGATGGAAGCGCTCGCCGTGGCCCTGCGTCCGCAGGGCTGA